A part of Marinobacter psychrophilus genomic DNA contains:
- the fusA gene encoding elongation factor G, which translates to MARKTPIKRYRNIGIVAHVDAGKTTTTERVLFYTGVSHKIGEVHDGAATMDWMEQEQERGITITSAATTCFWQGMDKQYPEHRINIIDTPGHVDFTIEVERSLRVLDGAVVVFCGSSGVEPQSETVWRQANKYEVPRMVFVNKMDRAGANFLRVVGQIEKRLGAKCIPVQLPIGAEEDFAGVIDLIRNKAIYWNPDDAGVTYEQRDVPAEMADEVAQYREKMMEAAAEADDELTMRYLDEGELNVEDIKKGLRMRTLANEIVVATCGSAFKNKGVQAVLDAVVEFLPAPNEVKAIRGEVDENGAEETRKADDDAPFAALAFKIATDPFVGTLTFFRVYSGTLQSGNAVYNSVKGKRERVGRMVQMHAKDRQEIKEVLAGDIAAAIGLKNVTTGDTLCDENHKIILERMEFPDPVISVAVEPKTKADQEKMGVALGKLAQEDPSFQVRTDEESGQTIISGMGELHLDIIVDRMRREFSVEANIGKPQVAYRECIRKSVDVEGKFVRQSGGRGQYGHVKVKIEPLPLDIEDAENFIFVNEIVGGTVPKEYIPAVQQGIIEQMKNGCLAGYPLLGIKATLYDGSFHDVDSNEMAFKIAGSMAMKKGALEASPALLEPLMKVEVVTPEDYMGDVVGDLNRRRGLIQGMEDGVSGKIVRCEVPLSEMFGYATDLRSATQGRASYAMEFSRYAEAPNNIAEAIIKKG; encoded by the coding sequence GTGGCACGTAAGACTCCGATTAAGCGATATCGAAATATTGGTATTGTTGCGCACGTTGATGCGGGCAAAACCACAACTACCGAGCGGGTTCTGTTCTACACAGGTGTCTCGCACAAAATCGGTGAAGTCCATGATGGCGCTGCGACTATGGACTGGATGGAGCAGGAGCAGGAGCGTGGTATTACTATTACGTCTGCTGCAACGACCTGCTTTTGGCAGGGTATGGACAAGCAGTATCCTGAGCATCGCATCAATATTATCGACACCCCGGGACACGTTGACTTTACCATCGAGGTAGAGCGTTCATTGCGTGTGCTTGACGGCGCTGTTGTTGTGTTCTGTGGTTCTTCTGGTGTTGAGCCGCAGTCCGAGACTGTGTGGCGTCAGGCCAATAAGTACGAAGTGCCGCGCATGGTGTTCGTCAACAAGATGGATCGCGCTGGTGCTAACTTCCTGCGCGTCGTTGGTCAGATCGAAAAGCGTCTGGGTGCAAAATGTATTCCGGTTCAGTTGCCGATTGGCGCGGAAGAAGATTTTGCCGGTGTAATCGACCTGATTCGTAATAAGGCGATCTACTGGAATCCGGATGATGCTGGCGTAACGTACGAGCAGCGTGATGTTCCTGCCGAGATGGCGGACGAAGTCGCCCAGTACCGCGAAAAAATGATGGAAGCGGCTGCAGAAGCGGACGACGAGCTAACCATGCGCTACCTCGACGAAGGCGAACTCAACGTCGAAGATATCAAGAAAGGTCTTCGGATGCGCACCTTGGCAAACGAGATCGTGGTTGCGACCTGTGGTTCTGCGTTCAAAAACAAGGGCGTCCAAGCAGTGCTTGACGCTGTCGTTGAATTCTTGCCGGCGCCGAATGAAGTTAAGGCGATTCGTGGTGAAGTCGACGAAAACGGAGCCGAAGAGACCCGTAAAGCTGATGACGATGCGCCGTTTGCTGCTCTGGCATTCAAGATTGCAACAGATCCCTTTGTTGGCACTTTGACGTTCTTCCGGGTTTACTCTGGCACGCTTCAGTCTGGCAACGCCGTTTACAACTCTGTGAAGGGCAAAAGAGAGCGTGTCGGCCGTATGGTTCAGATGCATGCGAAGGATCGCCAAGAAATCAAGGAAGTTCTTGCAGGCGATATTGCTGCTGCAATTGGTCTGAAGAACGTTACCACCGGCGATACTTTGTGCGACGAAAACCACAAGATTATTCTTGAGCGTATGGAGTTCCCGGATCCGGTTATTTCGGTAGCGGTTGAACCAAAGACGAAAGCCGATCAAGAGAAGATGGGCGTTGCACTTGGTAAGCTGGCTCAGGAAGATCCGTCTTTCCAGGTCCGTACCGACGAAGAGTCTGGTCAGACGATCATCTCCGGTATGGGCGAGCTGCACCTGGATATCATCGTTGATCGCATGCGTCGCGAATTCAGTGTTGAGGCAAACATCGGTAAGCCCCAGGTGGCCTATCGCGAGTGCATCCGTAAGTCGGTGGATGTAGAAGGGAAGTTTGTGCGTCAGTCAGGCGGTCGCGGCCAGTACGGTCACGTTAAAGTCAAGATTGAACCACTGCCCCTAGACATAGAAGACGCCGAGAACTTCATTTTCGTCAACGAAATCGTTGGTGGTACTGTGCCCAAGGAATACATCCCGGCGGTTCAGCAGGGTATCATCGAGCAAATGAAGAACGGCTGTCTGGCCGGTTACCCGCTGCTGGGTATCAAGGCAACCTTGTACGACGGTTCCTTCCACGATGTAGACTCCAACGAAATGGCGTTTAAAATCGCGGGTTCCATGGCGATGAAGAAAGGCGCACTGGAGGCGAGCCCAGCTTTGCTGGAGCCGTTGATGAAGGTTGAGGTGGTAACACCTGAAGATTACATGGGTGATGTGGTAGGTGACCTGAACCGTCGTCGTGGCCTGATTCAGGGCATGGAAGACGGTGTGAGTGGAAAGATCGTGCGTTGCGAAGTTCCGTTGTCGGAAATGTTCGGTTATGCCACAGATCTGCGTTCCGCTACTCAGGGTCGTGCGTCCTATGCGATGGAATTTTCGCGGTACGCTGAAGCGCCAAATAACATTGCTGAAGCAATTATCAAAAAGGGTTGA
- the tuf gene encoding elongation factor Tu yields the protein MSKSKFERKKPHLNVGTIGHVDHGKTTLTAALTRVCHDVWGTGTASAFDQIDNAPEERARGITIATSHVEYDSPNRHYAHVDCPGHADYVKNMITGAAQMDGAILVCSAADGPMPQTREHILLSRQVGVPYIVVFLNKADMVDDEELLELVEMEVRDLLEMYDFPADDTPIITGSALMALEGRDDNEMGTTAVRKLVEALDSYIPEPERAINLPFLMPIEDVFSISGRGTVVTGRIERGIVKIGEEVEIVGLKDTVKTVCTGVEMFRKLLDEGRAGENVGVLLRGTKRDDVERGQVLCKPGSMKPHTKFECEVYVLSKNEGGRHTPFFKGYRPQFYFRTTDVTGACELPEGVEMVMPGDNVKMEVTLIAPIAMEDGLRFAIREGGRTVGAGVVAKILE from the coding sequence GTGTCTAAATCTAAATTCGAACGTAAGAAGCCACATTTGAACGTGGGCACCATTGGTCACGTTGACCATGGTAAGACCACCCTGACAGCTGCCCTGACTCGTGTGTGCCACGATGTATGGGGAACGGGCACCGCAAGTGCCTTTGACCAGATCGACAATGCTCCTGAAGAGCGTGCGCGTGGTATTACCATTGCTACGTCTCACGTTGAGTACGATTCCCCGAACCGTCACTACGCACACGTAGATTGCCCGGGCCACGCTGACTATGTGAAAAACATGATCACCGGTGCGGCGCAGATGGACGGTGCTATCCTGGTTTGTTCCGCCGCTGACGGCCCTATGCCGCAGACCCGCGAGCACATCCTGCTGTCACGTCAGGTAGGCGTTCCTTACATTGTTGTGTTCCTGAACAAAGCGGACATGGTTGACGATGAAGAGCTGCTTGAGCTGGTAGAAATGGAAGTTCGCGATCTGCTGGAAATGTACGACTTCCCGGCTGACGACACTCCGATCATCACCGGTTCTGCGTTGATGGCTCTGGAAGGTCGCGATGACAACGAAATGGGCACTACCGCTGTTCGTAAGCTGGTAGAAGCGCTGGATTCGTACATCCCTGAGCCTGAGCGTGCGATTAATCTGCCGTTCCTGATGCCTATTGAAGACGTATTCTCTATCTCTGGCCGTGGTACAGTTGTAACCGGTCGTATAGAGCGCGGTATCGTCAAGATTGGTGAAGAAGTAGAAATCGTTGGTCTTAAAGACACGGTCAAAACGGTTTGCACCGGCGTTGAAATGTTCCGTAAGCTGCTGGACGAAGGTCGTGCAGGCGAGAACGTTGGTGTACTGTTGCGCGGCACCAAGCGTGACGACGTTGAGCGTGGTCAGGTTCTGTGTAAGCCAGGCAGCATGAAGCCGCACACAAAGTTTGAGTGCGAAGTGTATGTACTGAGCAAAAACGAAGGCGGCCGTCATACGCCGTTCTTCAAGGGCTATCGCCCACAGTTCTACTTCCGTACCACCGACGTAACCGGTGCTTGTGAATTGCCAGAAGGCGTAGAAATGGTTATGCCAGGTGATAACGTGAAGATGGAAGTGACTTTGATTGCTCCGATCGCCATGGAAGATGGTCTGCGCTTCGCGATTCGCGAAGGCGGGCGTACGGTAGGCGCCGGTGTTGTCGCCAAGATTCTCGAGTAA
- the rpsJ gene encoding 30S ribosomal protein S10: MQSQKIRIRLKAFDYRLIDQSTQEIVDTAKRTGAQVRGPIPLPTRKERFTILVSPHVNKDARDQYEIRTHKRLLDIVEPTEKTVDALMKLDLAAGVDVQISLG; encoded by the coding sequence ATGCAAAGCCAAAAGATTCGGATTCGGTTGAAGGCGTTCGATTACCGCCTGATCGACCAGTCTACGCAAGAGATTGTCGACACCGCTAAGCGGACCGGCGCTCAGGTGCGCGGACCTATTCCTTTGCCTACGCGCAAAGAAAGGTTCACGATTCTGGTTTCACCGCACGTCAATAAAGACGCGCGCGACCAGTATGAAATTCGTACCCATAAGCGTTTGCTCGACATTGTTGAGCCGACGGAAAAGACAGTAGATGCTTTGATGAAACTAGACCTGGCAGCAGGTGTAGACGTTCAGATCAGCCTCGGTTAA
- the rplC gene encoding 50S ribosomal protein L3, translating into MAIGIVGRKAGMTRIFTEDGQALPVTVIEVDSNRITQLKTLENDGYRAVQITVGSRRSSRVNKSAAGHFAKAGVEAGRSVWEFRLADGEGEDLVAGGEITASVFEDGQAVDATGTSKGKGFQGGVKRWNFAMQDATHGNSLSHRAPGSIGQNQTPGKVFKGKKMAGQMGNAQVTVQNLKIVRVDAERNLLLVSGAVPGATGGDVVIKPAVKA; encoded by the coding sequence ATGGCAATTGGTATTGTCGGTCGGAAGGCCGGTATGACCCGTATATTTACGGAAGACGGGCAAGCGTTGCCCGTAACGGTGATCGAGGTTGATTCTAACCGCATCACCCAACTCAAAACTCTTGAAAACGACGGCTACCGTGCAGTTCAGATAACGGTAGGTTCGCGTCGTTCCTCTCGCGTTAATAAGAGTGCAGCAGGTCATTTCGCGAAAGCCGGTGTTGAAGCGGGTCGTAGCGTATGGGAATTTCGTTTGGCAGACGGCGAAGGTGAAGACCTCGTTGCCGGCGGCGAAATTACTGCGTCAGTCTTTGAAGATGGTCAGGCTGTTGATGCCACAGGTACATCCAAAGGTAAGGGTTTCCAGGGCGGCGTAAAGCGCTGGAACTTTGCCATGCAGGATGCGACCCACGGCAACTCCCTGTCTCACCGTGCTCCGGGTTCTATTGGTCAAAACCAGACTCCGGGTAAAGTATTCAAAGGCAAAAAGATGGCGGGCCAGATGGGTAATGCTCAGGTTACTGTGCAAAACCTGAAAATTGTCCGTGTCGACGCTGAGCGCAATCTTCTGCTGGTTAGTGGTGCCGTCCCCGGCGCGACTGGTGGCGATGTTGTCATCAAGCCTGCTGTTAAAGCCTGA
- the rplD gene encoding 50S ribosomal protein L4, whose amino-acid sequence MELTITGSGQGITVSEATFAKDFNEALVHQVVVAYMAAGRQGTKAQKTRSEVRGGGKKPWRQKGTGRARAGTIRSPIWRSGGVTFAAKPRSYEQKVNRKMYRAAMRSILSELVRQERLIVVDDFSIDTPKTKAFTAKLADMGLSNVLILSENLDQNLHLASRNVPHVDVRDVAGLDPVSLVAHEKIVVTVPALKKIEEMLG is encoded by the coding sequence ATGGAATTGACAATTACAGGTAGCGGTCAGGGAATTACGGTTTCCGAGGCTACCTTCGCAAAAGATTTTAATGAAGCATTGGTTCACCAAGTGGTTGTGGCCTATATGGCTGCCGGCCGTCAGGGTACCAAAGCTCAGAAAACCCGTTCAGAAGTCAGGGGTGGTGGTAAGAAGCCTTGGCGTCAGAAGGGTACTGGTCGTGCTCGTGCTGGTACTATCCGCAGCCCGATTTGGCGCTCCGGTGGTGTTACCTTTGCAGCGAAGCCTCGCAGCTACGAGCAAAAGGTAAACCGTAAAATGTACCGCGCTGCAATGCGCTCCATTTTGTCCGAGCTGGTCCGTCAGGAACGCCTGATTGTGGTTGACGATTTTTCGATCGACACCCCCAAGACCAAGGCCTTTACTGCCAAGTTGGCTGACATGGGTTTAAGTAATGTGCTGATCCTGTCGGAAAATCTTGATCAGAACCTGCACCTGGCCTCACGCAACGTGCCTCACGTCGATGTACGTGATGTTGCTGGTCTGGATCCGGTTAGCCTGGTTGCTCACGAGAAAATCGTAGTGACTGTTCCCGCTCTGAAGAAAATCGAGGAGATGCTGGGATGA
- the rplW gene encoding 50S ribosomal protein L23, whose amino-acid sequence MNQERIYKVLLGPHVSEKASRVAEHGQVVFRVAPDATKPEIKKAVEQLFNVTVEGVQVLNRKGKLKRTARGFGKRNDIRKAYVKLAEGQDIDFLDVE is encoded by the coding sequence ATGAATCAGGAACGTATCTATAAGGTTCTGTTAGGGCCTCACGTATCGGAGAAAGCATCTCGAGTGGCCGAACATGGTCAGGTCGTGTTTCGGGTCGCCCCGGACGCTACCAAGCCCGAGATTAAGAAAGCCGTTGAGCAATTGTTCAACGTCACCGTCGAAGGTGTTCAGGTTCTGAATCGTAAGGGCAAGCTTAAACGCACAGCTCGCGGGTTCGGCAAACGTAATGACATTCGTAAGGCTTATGTAAAGCTGGCTGAAGGTCAGGACATCGATTTTCTGGATGTGGAATAA
- the rplB gene encoding 50S ribosomal protein L2 gives MPIVKTKPTSPGRRHVVKLYNPDLHKGRPYEPLVESQSKTGGRNNNGRITTRHIGGGHKQHYRIIDFKRIKDGILATIERIEYDPNRSAHIALIKYADGERRYIIAPKGMQIGEPVRSGIDAPIKVGSTLPLRNIPVGSVIHCVELKPGKGAQLARSAGASVQLVAREGAYATIRLRSGEMRKVLVDCRATLGEVSNSEHSLKRLGKAGASRWRGKRPTVRGVAMNPVDHPHGGGEGRTSGGRHPVTPWGVPTKGHKTRKNKRTDNMIVRRRSAK, from the coding sequence ATGCCGATCGTCAAAACCAAGCCAACATCTCCCGGACGCCGTCACGTTGTAAAGCTGTACAACCCGGATTTACACAAAGGGCGTCCTTACGAACCGTTGGTCGAATCGCAAAGCAAGACGGGTGGCCGTAATAATAATGGCCGTATCACTACCCGTCACATTGGTGGTGGCCATAAACAGCACTACCGCATAATAGATTTCAAGCGGATCAAAGATGGTATTCTTGCGACAATCGAACGCATTGAATACGATCCCAACCGCTCGGCGCACATCGCGCTGATCAAGTACGCTGATGGCGAGCGCCGTTACATTATCGCTCCCAAAGGCATGCAGATCGGTGAGCCTGTGCGTTCAGGAATCGACGCGCCTATCAAGGTGGGAAGTACATTACCGCTGCGGAATATCCCAGTTGGTTCTGTGATCCATTGCGTTGAGCTCAAGCCTGGTAAAGGTGCACAGTTGGCTCGCTCTGCGGGCGCATCGGTGCAGCTGGTAGCTCGGGAAGGCGCATACGCGACTATTCGTCTACGCTCAGGTGAAATGCGAAAGGTGCTTGTAGATTGTCGTGCTACGTTGGGTGAAGTATCCAACAGTGAGCACAGTCTCAAGCGGCTTGGTAAAGCGGGTGCATCACGCTGGCGCGGAAAGCGTCCAACGGTACGCGGTGTGGCTATGAACCCAGTTGACCACCCACACGGTGGTGGTGAAGGGCGTACCTCTGGCGGGCGTCACCCAGTTACTCCATGGGGTGTTCCGACCAAAGGGCATAAGACTCGTAAGAACAAACGTACTGACAATATGATAGTACGTCGTCGTTCAGCCAAGTAA
- the rpsS gene encoding 30S ribosomal protein S19: protein MPRSLKKGPFIDLHLLKKVEAALEVNDKRPIKTWSRRSTIFPEFVGLTIAVHNGKQHVPVYVTEDMVGHKLGEFAATRTYRGHSADKKAKR, encoded by the coding sequence GTGCCACGTTCTTTAAAGAAAGGTCCTTTCATAGACCTGCATCTGTTGAAGAAGGTCGAGGCAGCTCTGGAAGTGAACGACAAGCGACCAATTAAGACCTGGTCGCGTCGTTCCACGATTTTCCCAGAGTTCGTAGGCTTGACCATCGCAGTCCATAACGGCAAGCAACACGTGCCGGTTTATGTCACCGAAGATATGGTCGGTCATAAACTAGGTGAGTTCGCAGCAACGCGTACTTACCGTGGCCATTCGGCCGACAAGAAAGCTAAACGCTGA
- the rplV gene encoding 50S ribosomal protein L22, whose translation MEVAAKYKGARLSAQKARLVADQVRGKAVEDALNILTFSPKKAAGIIKKALESAIANAEHNEGLDVDDLRVSTVMVDEGPTLKRIKARAKGRADRIMKRTCHITVKVADK comes from the coding sequence ATGGAAGTAGCAGCCAAGTATAAGGGCGCTCGCCTCTCAGCTCAGAAAGCTCGTCTTGTTGCCGATCAGGTTCGCGGCAAGGCTGTTGAGGACGCTCTGAATATTTTGACTTTCAGCCCTAAGAAAGCAGCTGGGATTATCAAGAAAGCTCTTGAGTCCGCAATTGCTAACGCTGAGCATAACGAAGGTCTGGACGTAGATGATCTGCGGGTCTCCACTGTTATGGTGGATGAAGGCCCAACGCTCAAGCGGATTAAAGCTCGAGCCAAGGGGCGCGCTGACAGAATCATGAAGCGCACCTGTCATATCACCGTCAAGGTCGCCGACAAGTAG
- the rpsC gene encoding 30S ribosomal protein S3, with the protein MGHKVNPIGFRLGVIKEHNSVWYADKKDYAKNLLNDIQVREFLDKRLVKASVSKIVIERPAQNARITIHTARPGIVIGKKGEDVDRLRREVSDMMGVPVHINIEEVRKPDLDARLVAQNVAGQLERRVMFRRAMKRAVQNAMRQGAKGIKIQVGGRLGGAEIARSEWYREGRVPLHTLRADIDYGTYEAHTTYGVIGVKVWIFKGEILGGMEQVRADKKASGKKGSK; encoded by the coding sequence ATGGGTCATAAAGTAAATCCGATCGGCTTTCGCCTGGGTGTGATCAAAGAGCACAACTCAGTATGGTATGCCGATAAAAAGGACTACGCGAAAAACCTGTTGAACGACATTCAGGTTCGTGAATTCCTCGACAAGCGTCTGGTTAAGGCGTCTGTTAGTAAGATTGTGATCGAGCGCCCTGCTCAGAACGCCCGAATCACGATCCATACCGCCCGCCCGGGTATTGTTATCGGGAAGAAGGGTGAAGATGTTGACCGTCTTCGTCGTGAAGTTAGCGACATGATGGGTGTGCCTGTGCACATCAACATCGAAGAAGTCCGCAAGCCGGACCTGGATGCCCGTTTGGTAGCGCAAAACGTTGCTGGTCAGTTGGAGCGTCGTGTGATGTTCCGTCGTGCTATGAAGCGCGCGGTACAGAACGCCATGCGCCAAGGCGCCAAGGGCATCAAGATTCAGGTTGGCGGTCGTCTCGGGGGAGCTGAAATTGCCCGTTCCGAGTGGTATCGCGAAGGTCGTGTTCCGCTGCATACATTGCGTGCAGATATTGATTACGGAACCTACGAGGCGCATACCACTTACGGCGTAATCGGCGTCAAGGTATGGATCTTCAAAGGTGAGATTCTTGGTGGTATGGAACAAGTCCGTGCTGACAAGAAAGCCTCTGGGAAGAAAGGTTCTAAGTAA
- the rplP gene encoding 50S ribosomal protein L16, with translation MLQPKRTKFRKVMKGRNTGLAHRANKVSFGEYGLKAVTRGRITARQIEAARRTMTRKIKRGGKIWIRVFPDKPITGKPLEVRMGKGKGSVEYWVAEVQPGRMLYEMEGVTEEIAREAFTLAAAKLPVQTTFVTRTVM, from the coding sequence ATGCTGCAACCAAAACGCACCAAATTTCGCAAGGTAATGAAGGGTCGTAACACCGGCCTTGCTCACCGCGCTAACAAGGTGAGCTTCGGTGAATACGGATTGAAGGCGGTGACTCGCGGGCGTATAACTGCTCGCCAGATTGAAGCCGCACGTCGTACCATGACCCGTAAGATCAAACGGGGTGGTAAGATTTGGATTCGCGTCTTCCCGGACAAGCCAATTACTGGCAAGCCGCTGGAAGTTCGTATGGGTAAAGGTAAAGGTTCTGTCGAGTACTGGGTGGCTGAAGTTCAGCCAGGCCGTATGCTCTATGAGATGGAAGGTGTGACTGAAGAAATCGCACGCGAAGCTTTCACTCTGGCGGCTGCGAAGCTGCCGGTACAGACCACCTTCGTAACGAGGACGGTGATGTGA
- the rpmC gene encoding 50S ribosomal protein L29, translated as MKATELRAKSAEELNKELIGLLKEQFNLRMRKATGQLNQSHLLPGVKRDIARVKTVLNEKAGQ; from the coding sequence ATGAAAGCAACAGAGCTGCGTGCAAAGTCAGCCGAGGAGCTGAACAAAGAGCTGATCGGTCTCCTGAAGGAGCAGTTTAACCTGCGCATGCGTAAGGCGACAGGCCAGCTGAATCAGTCTCATCTTCTCCCTGGGGTGAAGCGTGATATTGCTCGCGTGAAAACAGTATTGAACGAAAAGGCAGGACAGTGA
- the rpsQ gene encoding 30S ribosomal protein S17 gives MTETTQTARTLSGKVVSNKMEKSIVVLVERQVKHPLYGKYMKRSTKIHAHDESNQCNIGDTVIIKETRPVSKTKSWALVEVTDHASKV, from the coding sequence ATGACCGAAACTACCCAAACTGCCAGAACTTTGAGCGGCAAGGTCGTGAGCAACAAGATGGAGAAGTCCATCGTGGTGTTGGTCGAGCGTCAGGTAAAGCACCCTCTGTACGGTAAGTACATGAAACGTTCAACCAAGATCCATGCTCACGATGAGAGCAACCAGTGCAATATCGGTGACACTGTGATCATTAAGGAAACCCGCCCGGTCTCTAAGACCAAAAGCTGGGCCTTAGTGGAAGTCACTGATCATGCATCCAAGGTGTAA
- the rplN gene encoding 50S ribosomal protein L14: MIQTQTMLEVADNSGARQVMCIKVLGGSHRRYAAIGDIIKVTVKEAIPRGKVKKGQVLKAVVVRTRKGVRRPDGSLIRFDGNAAVLLNAQDAPIGTRIFGPVTRELRNEKFMKIISLAPEVL; the protein is encoded by the coding sequence ATGATTCAGACTCAAACAATGCTTGAAGTCGCGGATAACAGCGGTGCGCGTCAGGTGATGTGCATCAAGGTCCTGGGCGGTTCACACAGGCGTTATGCTGCAATCGGGGACATTATCAAGGTAACCGTTAAGGAAGCCATCCCCCGCGGTAAAGTAAAAAAAGGCCAGGTACTGAAGGCTGTCGTAGTGCGCACTCGTAAGGGTGTGCGTCGTCCAGATGGATCTCTGATTCGTTTTGATGGCAACGCGGCCGTACTTCTGAACGCCCAGGACGCACCCATTGGTACCCGTATCTTCGGACCGGTTACTCGTGAGCTGCGAAATGAGAAGTTCATGAAGATTATCTCACTGGCACCCGAAGTACTTTAA
- the rplX gene encoding 50S ribosomal protein L24, whose amino-acid sequence MKKIKRDDEVIVTTGKDKGKRGKVLKVQDDGKVIVSGINMMKKHTKPNPALSTPGGIVQKEAPIQASNVAIFNPQTGKADRVGFQIKEDGAKQRIFKATKEAVDNQ is encoded by the coding sequence ATGAAAAAGATCAAACGAGATGACGAAGTAATCGTCACTACGGGGAAAGATAAAGGCAAACGTGGTAAAGTCCTGAAAGTTCAGGACGATGGTAAGGTAATTGTTTCTGGCATCAACATGATGAAGAAGCACACTAAACCAAACCCGGCGCTGAGCACCCCTGGTGGCATCGTCCAAAAAGAAGCGCCTATCCAGGCTTCTAACGTAGCTATTTTTAATCCGCAGACCGGCAAAGCCGATCGTGTTGGCTTCCAGATCAAGGAAGACGGTGCAAAACAGCGGATCTTCAAAGCGACGAAAGAAGCTGTCGATAACCAGTAA
- the rplE gene encoding 50S ribosomal protein L5 codes for MLNMKEQYSKEVIPALQEVFGYKNIMQVPRIEKITLNMGVGEAIGDKKLIDNAVADLERLAGQKVVVTKARKSVAGFKVREGWPIGCKVTLRGERMWEFFDRLVHIAVPRIRDFRGLNPKSFDGRGNYSMGVREQIIFPEIEYDRVDKIRGLDITITTSAGTDDEGRELLKAFGFPFKK; via the coding sequence ATGCTGAACATGAAAGAGCAGTACAGTAAGGAAGTGATACCCGCCCTGCAGGAGGTGTTCGGTTACAAGAACATCATGCAGGTGCCGCGTATTGAGAAAATCACCCTGAACATGGGTGTTGGTGAAGCTATCGGTGACAAAAAGCTGATTGATAACGCAGTCGCTGATCTTGAGCGCCTTGCGGGTCAGAAAGTGGTTGTGACCAAGGCACGCAAATCGGTTGCGGGTTTTAAAGTCCGTGAAGGTTGGCCAATTGGTTGCAAGGTTACTCTGCGTGGCGAGCGTATGTGGGAATTCTTTGATCGTCTGGTGCACATTGCGGTTCCCCGCATTCGTGACTTCCGCGGTCTGAACCCAAAATCGTTCGACGGCCGTGGTAACTACAGCATGGGTGTGCGTGAGCAGATCATCTTCCCTGAGATTGAATACGACAGGGTTGACAAGATTCGTGGTCTGGATATTACCATTACCACCTCTGCCGGTACCGACGATGAAGGTCGTGAATTGTTGAAAGCGTTTGGCTTTCCGTTCAAGAAATAA
- the rpsN gene encoding 30S ribosomal protein S14 encodes MAKVSMKNRELKRELTVAKYAAKRAEIKATIKNPNTSDDDRWNAQMKLQQLPRDASPSRLRNRCQITGRPHGVLRKFELSRIKLREYGMRGDVPGLTKASW; translated from the coding sequence ATGGCAAAGGTTTCCATGAAAAACCGTGAGCTCAAGCGCGAGCTAACCGTTGCGAAATATGCGGCGAAGCGTGCTGAGATCAAGGCAACTATCAAGAACCCCAATACCAGCGATGATGACCGCTGGAATGCACAGATGAAGCTGCAACAGCTTCCTCGCGATGCATCTCCTTCGCGTCTTCGTAATCGTTGCCAGATAACGGGTCGCCCACACGGCGTCTTGCGTAAGTTCGAACTTTCACGGATTAAACTCCGAGAGTACGGCATGCGCGGAGACGTTCCGGGTCTGACCAAAGCAAGCTGGTAA
- the rpsH gene encoding 30S ribosomal protein S8, with protein MSMQDTLADMFTRIRNAQMASKTDVKMPSSKMKISVAQVLKDEGYVADFVVTADIKPELTITLKYFGGKPVIESIDRVSRPSLRQYKGAAKLPKVSGGLGVAIVSTSQGVMTDRAARAAGVGGEVICTVF; from the coding sequence ATGAGCATGCAAGACACGCTTGCGGATATGTTCACACGTATCCGTAATGCCCAGATGGCATCGAAAACAGACGTTAAGATGCCGTCCTCGAAGATGAAAATCTCCGTGGCACAAGTCCTGAAGGACGAAGGTTACGTTGCAGATTTTGTGGTTACGGCTGATATCAAGCCTGAGCTGACGATTACTCTGAAGTACTTTGGTGGCAAGCCGGTTATCGAATCTATCGACCGTGTTAGTCGTCCGAGTTTGCGCCAGTATAAAGGCGCTGCGAAGCTACCGAAAGTATCCGGTGGTTTGGGAGTCGCGATTGTCTCTACGTCCCAGGGCGTAATGACAGATCGTGCCGCACGTGCTGCCGGCGTAGGTGGCGAAGTCATCTGCACCGTATTCTAG